The DNA region TTGTATTCCAGGGGAAACGGTGTTTTTTAGCGTTGTCATTCCAACTTACAATCGCAAACCTATTTTGGAAAAGTGCTTGAGAGCGCTAGAATCTCAGCAGTTGGGCGCTTATAGTCGAGTTAAAGGCTACGAAGTTGTGCTGGTGGATGATGGTTCCACGGATGGTACGCTGGAGTGGCTAGAATCGCACGCTGCTGAGTTTCCTCATGTGCGATCGCTCTCGCAAGACCACAAAGGGCCAGCCGCCGCCCGTAATCTGGGAGTAGAACAGGCTCAAGGTGACACTATCATTTTTATTGATAGCGATTTGGTTGTCACTGAACATTTTCTCGCCTCACACGCTAACGCTTTGGTGCAGGGACAGCAGAAGTTAGGAAGCGATCGCGTCTTTACCTATGGTTGGGTGATCAATACCAACAACTTTGAGAACCCGACTTCTGAACCTTACAAAATCACGGATTTTTCAGCCGCTTACTTTGCTACCGGAAATGTAGCGATCGCAAAGCATTGGTTGGAACAAGCTGGACTTTTCGACACCCGCTTTCAACTCTACGGCTGGGAAGATTTAGAACTAGGTGTTAGGCTCAAACAACTAGGTTTAAAACTGATTAAATGCCCCGAAGCTGTCGGTTATCACTGGCATCCACCCTTTGCCTTAGAACAAATTCAGGGCATGATTGGCAGAGAAATTGAACGGGGACGCATGGGAGTTTTGTTTTATCAAAAACACCCTTCTTGGGACGTGCGAATGATGATTCAAATGACTATGCTGCACCGCATCCTCTGGGGATTACTTTCTCTTGGCGGTAGGCTTAACGAGCAGACAATGGCACCCTTTTTACAATGGTTAATTGACCGAGGTAATCCCCAATTAGCTTTAGAAATTGCCCGAATTTTCCTTAACTGGTATAACGTTCAGGGAGTTTATGCTGCTTACGCAGAGATACAGCATAAAGCTTAAATCATCAAATCTGGTTGGTTCATTGAGTCCGCGCAGGCGGACTTAGTTTGTATAGCCGTGATTTCTAATCGCCAGGTGCTTTTACTGGGATGCCATCCAATTGTTCCCAAACAAGAAGAATTAATCTTACAAATTACCAATTATTTCTTGATAATATTGCTCCTGCTGATTGGGAAGAAAAGCTGTAACTTGCAAAGTTTTATTTTTAATTTTCCAGGCTTTGGTTATCTGAATCTTACTCAAGAAATCGATGTCGTGGGAAATAACGCAAATCGCCCCCTGAAACTCCGATAACGCTTCGACAATCTGAGCAACTGTTTCTAAATCCAGATTATTCGTCGGTTCATCCAAAACCAGTAAATCAATTGATGAAATACTTATCATAGCCAATGCTAGTCTAGCTAACTCACCACCACTTAAGAAGTTAGCCTTTTTATTGACTTCATCATTGAAAAACAGAAAATGTCCTAACTGTTGCCGTAAAAGTTGGTAGGCAAGACTTGAATTGGCTTTTCGCATATTTTCTAAAACTGTCATTTCCCTATCTACTAACTCATAATTCTGGTCGAGATATACGACTTGCATATCTTTTGAAACTAAAACTTCGCCTGCCTCAAGAAAAAGTTGAGAATTCTGATTTCTAATACCCAGAATTGCTTTAACCAAACTTGACTTACCCGAACCATTAGCTCCGGAAACAGTAACCCGCTCTCCCGATGAAATATGAAGCTGTATATTTTTGAGGAGAAGTTGGTTTCCAATTTTGAGTTCCGCACCTTGAATATCAACGAGATTTCTTCCCTTTTTACTACTTCCTTCTTCCAAACTTACCAGAGTAACCTTATTTGTCTTAATTTTAGAAGCTTCAAATTTTTGCATTGCTTTAGCTACAGTTGCTTCATGTTTTTTTGAAGCGTTTCCAGCAGCAGCGGATGCTAACTCAGAAAAGAAACCTCTTTCTGCCCTTCCCATACTTCTATCGTGAGCTTGTAAGCGTCCTTCTTTTCTTGAGCGTGCAGCACGCTTTTGTTCCTCTAAGGCTGCATCTTTGACACGCAGCAGTTCTTTTTTTGCTACTTCATGTGTCCTCAAGGCGACCTGTATTTCTGTCTGTTTTTGTGCTTTGTATGCAGAATAGTTACCGCCGTAAACCTTCAGTCCTGATTGAGTTAATTCCCAGGTTGTATTCACAACTTGGTCTAAGAAAAAAGGTTTGTGAGAGACTATTACGAAAGCTCCGGTAAAGTCGGTTAAGAAATTCTTCAAAGTCTCTAAAGCTAGAAAATCCATGTGATTAGTAGGTTCATCCAGTAACAAGAGACTTGGCTGTTTAGATAAACCAATCGCCAGAAACAGTTTAGTTATTTCTCC from Funiculus sociatus GB2-C1 includes:
- a CDS encoding glycosyltransferase — its product is MFFSVVIPTYNRKPILEKCLRALESQQLGAYSRVKGYEVVLVDDGSTDGTLEWLESHAAEFPHVRSLSQDHKGPAAARNLGVEQAQGDTIIFIDSDLVVTEHFLASHANALVQGQQKLGSDRVFTYGWVINTNNFENPTSEPYKITDFSAAYFATGNVAIAKHWLEQAGLFDTRFQLYGWEDLELGVRLKQLGLKLIKCPEAVGYHWHPPFALEQIQGMIGREIERGRMGVLFYQKHPSWDVRMMIQMTMLHRILWGLLSLGGRLNEQTMAPFLQWLIDRGNPQLALEIARIFLNWYNVQGVYAAYAEIQHKA
- the abc-f gene encoding ribosomal protection-like ABC-F family protein, whose product is MDVKSLLIADNISYEFASGRTLFKEIKVGISKGDRIALVGGNGVGKSTFLKILAGEIQASSGSVISRAVYYLPQISTIKQEIKENTVLNFLSSLSDEWWEIGEILEATLGTSIDMSLPIGSLSGGEITKLFLAIGLSKQPSLLLLDEPTNHMDFLALETLKNFLTDFTGAFVIVSHKPFFLDQVVNTTWELTQSGLKVYGGNYSAYKAQKQTEIQVALRTHEVAKKELLRVKDAALEEQKRAARSRKEGRLQAHDRSMGRAERGFFSELASAAAGNASKKHEATVAKAMQKFEASKIKTNKVTLVSLEEGSSKKGRNLVDIQGAELKIGNQLLLKNIQLHISSGERVTVSGANGSGKSSLVKAILGIRNQNSQLFLEAGEVLVSKDMQVVYLDQNYELVDREMTVLENMRKANSSLAYQLLRQQLGHFLFFNDEVNKKANFLSGGELARLALAMISISSIDLLVLDEPTNNLDLETVAQIVEALSEFQGAICVISHDIDFLSKIQITKAWKIKNKTLQVTAFLPNQQEQYYQEIIGNL